Proteins encoded together in one Chryseobacterium sp. G0201 window:
- a CDS encoding nucleosidase, with the protein MIKINDELHYPVSDTLFVFALDSEAGKDFNDKNKLVTGIGKVNAAMELTKEIHLRKPKLIVNLGSAGSKSFNKGEVICCTKFIQRDMDVRGLGFSLYETPLSGIPPVLEYGLKKQELKEGICGSGDNFEMNHSETDYNIVDMEAYPLALIAMKEKIPFLCLKYISDDAGSDAAEDWAVQVHLASEAFKKILFS; encoded by the coding sequence ATGATAAAAATTAACGACGAACTTCATTATCCTGTTTCCGATACGCTTTTTGTTTTTGCTTTAGATTCGGAAGCGGGGAAAGATTTTAATGATAAAAATAAATTGGTTACAGGAATCGGCAAGGTCAATGCTGCGATGGAATTAACCAAAGAAATTCATCTCAGAAAACCTAAATTAATTGTCAATCTAGGTTCTGCAGGAAGTAAAAGTTTTAATAAAGGTGAAGTGATCTGCTGTACAAAATTTATCCAACGGGATATGGATGTACGAGGTCTTGGATTCAGTTTATATGAAACGCCTTTGTCCGGAATTCCACCTGTTTTGGAATATGGTTTAAAAAAGCAGGAGCTGAAAGAAGGCATCTGTGGAAGCGGCGACAATTTTGAAATGAATCACTCTGAAACCGATTATAATATTGTAGACATGGAAGCTTATCCGCTAGCATTGATCGCGATGAAGGAAAAAATACCGTTTCTGTGTTTAAAATACATTTCAGACGATGCCGGAAGTGATGCAGCCGAAGATTGGGCGGTGCAGGTGCATTTGGCTTCTGAGGCTTTTAAGAAAATATTATTCTCCTAA
- the pdeM gene encoding ligase-associated DNA damage response endonuclease PdeM, translating into MNLATKNTTIQNEIFTLTNQRALFWKKEKALILSDLHIGKTAHFRKNGIALANHIMKNDLERLSILIEYFKPEKFIVVGDLLHAGDNSDVDEFCTWKNQYSNIKFYLVEGNHDRISKTLVQKLCLDFRANQLKINDFVFVHDFDKSIEGFQITGHIHPGIVLNSAVKRIRLPCFVQTENQLLLPAFSEFTGLDTKNLPKGGRFYVFTDSEIHEI; encoded by the coding sequence ATGAATTTAGCAACAAAAAATACAACTATTCAAAACGAAATTTTCACTTTAACCAATCAGCGTGCGTTGTTTTGGAAAAAGGAAAAAGCATTGATTTTATCTGATTTGCATATCGGAAAAACAGCTCATTTTCGGAAAAACGGAATTGCTTTGGCGAATCATATTATGAAAAATGATTTGGAGCGATTATCGATTTTAATAGAATATTTTAAACCTGAGAAATTCATTGTAGTCGGTGATCTTCTTCACGCTGGAGATAATTCTGATGTTGATGAATTTTGTACATGGAAAAATCAATATTCAAATATAAAATTCTATCTAGTTGAAGGAAATCATGATCGTATTTCAAAAACTTTAGTTCAAAAATTATGTCTTGATTTTAGAGCTAATCAATTAAAAATTAATGATTTTGTGTTTGTTCATGACTTTGATAAATCAATCGAAGGTTTTCAGATTACGGGTCATATTCATCCCGGAATTGTACTTAATTCTGCAGTGAAAAGGATAAGACTTCCTTGTTTTGTGCAGACAGAAAATCAGTTATTGCTTCCTGCTTTCAGCGAATTTACAGGGTTAGATACAAAAAATCTTCCAAAAGGTGGAAGATTCTATGTTTTTACGGATTCTGAAATTCATGAAATTTAA
- a CDS encoding GNAT family N-acetyltransferase produces the protein MASIIINKASLEDFETLQNLGIQTFSETFAESNSEEAMKKYLEESFNTEKIKAELNNPDSFFFIAWEEDDAVGYLKLNSGKAQTELQDETSLEIERIYVKKSHHGKKVGQLLYDKALETAQQQQKSYLWLGVWEENLRAVSFYKKNGFFEFDKHIFRLGDDEQTDLMMKKMLE, from the coding sequence ATGGCATCAATTATCATTAATAAAGCTTCTCTTGAAGATTTTGAAACACTACAAAATCTTGGAATACAAACATTTTCTGAAACTTTTGCAGAAAGCAATTCGGAAGAAGCAATGAAAAAATATCTTGAAGAAAGTTTTAATACAGAAAAAATTAAAGCAGAACTTAATAATCCTGATTCATTTTTCTTTATCGCTTGGGAAGAAGATGATGCTGTAGGATATTTAAAACTGAATTCCGGCAAGGCTCAAACTGAATTACAGGATGAAACTTCGCTTGAAATCGAGCGTATCTACGTTAAGAAAAGTCATCACGGCAAAAAAGTTGGACAATTATTGTACGACAAAGCCCTGGAAACTGCCCAACAACAGCAAAAATCATATCTGTGGTTAGGTGTTTGGGAAGAAAACCTGAGAGCTGTAAGTTTCTACAAGAAAAATGGCTTCTTTGAATTCGACAAACATATTTTCAGATTAGGAGATGATGAACAAACCGATCTTATGATGAAAAAAATGCTGGAATAA
- a CDS encoding helix-turn-helix domain-containing protein translates to MKVNFYQPIHPILKKYIEGYYFMSKDEFHQPIKYLTFPDNYFILSACQNATIIQEKGWLEIHESSTENLIIDFVSQCSVPTEIFYQQSINEATVYFKPLGMYHFFDANQSINLKDKIQDSDFKEIMDQILNEHDRKIQIQLLEEYWLLKFNLKDLALAYTLAYDFDSELSIEEIATKNGITRQYVNKISKKYLGKPASEYRKIQRFRKALITNRKVKNLTELSYENLFYDQSHFIKDFKELTKISPKKFFENVDTHQNNIWLFI, encoded by the coding sequence ATGAAAGTAAACTTCTATCAACCCATTCATCCTATTCTCAAAAAATATATTGAAGGATACTATTTCATGTCAAAAGATGAATTTCATCAGCCTATTAAATATCTTACCTTTCCGGACAACTATTTTATTTTGTCTGCCTGCCAGAATGCAACTATCATTCAGGAAAAAGGGTGGTTGGAAATTCATGAATCTTCAACAGAAAATCTAATCATTGATTTTGTTTCGCAATGTTCTGTTCCAACGGAAATTTTTTATCAGCAATCTATTAATGAAGCCACAGTTTATTTTAAACCTTTAGGAATGTATCATTTTTTTGATGCAAATCAGAGTATAAATTTAAAGGACAAAATTCAAGATTCAGATTTTAAAGAAATAATGGATCAAATCTTAAATGAACACGACAGAAAAATACAAATACAATTGCTTGAAGAGTATTGGCTTTTAAAATTCAACCTGAAAGATTTGGCGCTGGCTTATACGTTAGCTTATGATTTTGATTCTGAACTCAGTATCGAAGAAATTGCCACAAAAAATGGCATCACAAGACAGTATGTAAATAAAATATCTAAAAAATATTTGGGTAAACCCGCTTCTGAGTACCGAAAAATCCAGAGGTTCCGAAAAGCATTAATAACCAATAGAAAAGTGAAAAATCTTACAGAACTTTCTTATGAAAATCTTTTTTATGACCAATCGCATTTTATCAAAGATTTCAAGGAACTCACCAAAATAAGTCCAAAAAAGTTTTTTGAAAATGTAGATACGCATCAGAATAATATCTGGCTGTTTATTTAA
- a CDS encoding S41 family peptidase, protein MKKLLVGICLFHSLISYAQKENNTAVLSDITEKVKQYYIDKDTYKKVDSLFKSESQKGYFNNLSKKEFGALLTERLRTVIKDKHFFVKYIENYTPEIQGNEKEMEKLNNFHNSLENFGFENVQRLEGNIGYINFKGFADPKVSAKALESAMNFVTNTNSLIIDLRENGGGDNGMLLLFCSYFFNNKTDLYTTYSRYNNKTDLNSTQSKVSGDKYLNKKVYILTSNKTFSAGEALAYFLQEYKLAEIIGEKTGGAANPVKDFIIQNQYLLLVPAGKVTSSVSHTNWEHIGVTPDQETKVEDALKVAHVKALQYILKTDTKTELSIPEIKNLINKLEE, encoded by the coding sequence ATGAAAAAACTACTCGTAGGAATTTGCCTTTTCCATTCTTTGATCTCTTACGCGCAGAAAGAGAATAATACAGCCGTACTTTCTGATATTACAGAAAAAGTGAAGCAATATTACATTGATAAAGACACCTATAAAAAAGTAGATTCTTTATTTAAAAGTGAATCTCAAAAAGGCTATTTTAATAATCTAAGCAAAAAAGAGTTCGGAGCATTACTTACTGAAAGATTGAGAACCGTTATTAAAGACAAACATTTTTTTGTGAAATACATCGAAAATTACACTCCCGAAATACAAGGAAATGAAAAGGAAATGGAGAAATTAAATAACTTTCATAACAGTCTCGAAAATTTCGGATTTGAAAATGTTCAAAGACTGGAAGGAAATATTGGATATATCAATTTTAAAGGCTTTGCAGACCCGAAAGTAAGTGCAAAAGCTTTAGAATCTGCCATGAATTTTGTGACCAATACCAATTCTCTAATCATTGATCTCAGGGAAAATGGAGGCGGGGATAATGGTATGCTTCTGTTATTCTGCAGTTATTTTTTCAATAATAAAACAGACTTGTATACAACCTATTCCAGATATAACAATAAAACAGACCTGAACAGCACACAATCAAAGGTTTCCGGAGATAAATATCTGAATAAAAAGGTATATATTTTAACCAGTAACAAAACATTTTCTGCGGGGGAAGCTCTTGCTTATTTTTTACAAGAATACAAATTGGCTGAAATTATTGGTGAAAAAACAGGTGGTGCAGCCAATCCTGTAAAAGATTTTATCATTCAGAATCAATATTTACTGCTTGTTCCTGCAGGCAAAGTTACATCATCAGTAAGTCATACCAACTGGGAACATATTGGCGTAACCCCTGATCAGGAAACAAAAGTTGAAGATGCTTTAAAAGTCGCTCATGTAAAAGCATTGCAATATATTTTAAAAACAGACACAAAAACAGAATTAAGTATACCCGAAATAAAAAATCTTATTAATAAATTAGAGGAATAA